The following proteins come from a genomic window of Hypanus sabinus isolate sHypSab1 chromosome 9, sHypSab1.hap1, whole genome shotgun sequence:
- the LOC132399231 gene encoding centriolar coiled-coil protein of 110 kDa-like isoform X7 produces MKTERKLEMQQYRQKAMELELGQYKARKSALLTRVEEIIENIQVCKVPSNAECASEFKTIQHVNHSSVSPTSTKKSEDLDQSSQSLLELKENSSSGISDERCTQISELSRSICSVQTNGTSSVFVSTTKESETDVLPPEKESPDHYAMSLQNLLKKSREYIEREQNRRNGKNVCKDGTNESNSDKENEGIKVNDLENERNKISKSQSPVVVDKSSSTRSPLQSQVASMINESFKLPDKTALSTSTSDLPANSDLAAKSRKGSSKEFESDEEWINSSGCKYETSLFKSLTGSYAKLPNPEPSRSPKIHQRRPRTSTNIVINNPVNAYDLSPKEKFSGLPGTNHGQINIGGLDVRRAIPNELRAIADQEEIERSVAKLQDLSLSLGKINDIVTKNNPQYICSEFSEKSELSKIRNMVDNEVNLPTRSLIHKDSYDLERTPSLLASGLEISQLSTAQNELNLSGQKTSSLIEKAKQGSPVILNQSYDVKHPSPVLLQAHNTRQQTDFLLGSFESEASPQSNMDIKVKRKLVLESKQSAAKTTASSLQELNMLIQERHHRVPITRKENEVPLNNHIKTVDEEIITKHMMAFVEMRKQLEEQHTLQLSMLIAEQEKEQEKLRREIEEQERRLREQTSFMRESSESCSSKETSLDWKRISGNYFVSSLVNRMDGSHSVLTSNSIRADSSFSRWGLGDDEVQSSNFIGRLRNRWLQMNAPEIHQKFNKITALAKGFLTRRLMKTVKLKQLQQTVKDTMEFINNFQTEAPLKRGAVSSQDISLQERVVAQLRAALYEIHDIFFVLSPNERMQILSQDREIRKEKQLRQMEKWKSPKEKIALSIATQKSLDRKRQIKAAEMGIHSKQKPQGKQKASCETRILQPSQGQNAPVQRLLHRQGRNHGPCNHILKSEWRNAVFIQKYDNRSSPSKSTVSMSRKSAENKVKRYDTLRKQHSIG; encoded by the exons ATGAAGACTGAAAGAAAACTGGAAATGCAGCAGTACAGACAAAAGGCTATGGAGTTGGAGCTAGGTCAGTACAAAGCAAGAAAAAGTGCCTTACTTACCCGTGTGGAAGAAATTATTGAAAATATACAG GTATGTAAAGTGCCAAGTAATGCTGAATGTGCAAGTGAATTCAAAACAATACAACATGTTAACCATTCTTCAGTTTCACCAACGTCTACTAAAAAATCAGAGGATCTTGATCAATCATCTCAGTCATTGTTGGAGTTAAAGGAGAATAGTTCCAGTGGaatttctgatgaaagatgtACTCAAATAAGTGAGCTTTCCAGATCAATCTGTAGTGTTCAAACTAACGGCACTAGTTCAGTATTTGTGAGCACTACAAAAGAATCAGAGACTGATGTACTGCCACCTGAAAAGGAATCTCCTGATCACTATGCAATGAGTCTCCAGAACCTGCTTAAAAAGTCAAGGGAATACATAGAGAGAGAACAAAATCGACGTAATGGGAAAAACGTTTGCAAGGATGGTACAAATGAAAGCAATTCAGATAAAGAAAATGAAGGTATTAAAGTCAATGACTTGGAAAACGAAAGAAACAAAATTTCTAAAAGTCAGAGTCCTGTTGTAGTTGATAAATCAAGCAGTACAAGGTCACCTTTACAATCACAAGTTGCTTCTATGATAAATGAAAGCTTTAAATTGCCTGATAAAACAGCACTTAGCACATCTACTTCAGATTTACCTGCAAATTCAGATTTAGCAGCCAAATCAAGGAAAGGCTCATCTAAAGAATTTGAGTCAGATGAGGAATGGATAAACAGCTCGGGATGTAAATATGAAACTAGTTTGTTTAAAAGCCTAACAGGATCTTATGCCAAACTGCCCAATCCTGAACCAAGTCGTAGTCCTAAAATACACCAAAGACGTCCCAGAACTTCAACCAATATTGTAATTAATAATCCAGTGAATGCTTATGACCTAAGCCCAAAAGAAAAATTCAGTGGCCTACCTGGGACTAATCATGGTCAAATAAATATTGGTGGCCTTGATGTAAGAAGAGCTATTCCAAATGAGCTTCGAGCAATTGCCGATCAAGAAGAAATTGAAAGAAGTGTTGCAAAACTACAAGATCTTTCATTGTCTTTGGGAAAGATAAATGATATAGTTACAAAAAATAATCCACAGTATATCTGCTCAGAATTTTCTGAAAAGTCTGAACTAAGTAAGATTAGAAATATGGTCGATAATGAAGTTAATTTGCCAACAAGGAGCTTAATTCATAAAGATTCATATGATTTGGAAAGGACTCCTTCATTACTTGCAAGTGGACTAGAAATAAGTCAGCTATCAACAGCCCAGAATGAACTTAATCTCAGTGGCCAAAAGACTAGCAGCCTGATTGAAAAGGCTAAACAAGGTTCACCTGTTATTCTTAATCAATCCTATGATGTCAAACATCCATCTCCAGTGCTATTGCAAGCCCATAATACAAGGCAACAAACTGATTTCTTGCTTGGATCTTTCGAAAGTGAAGCGAGTCCACAAAGCAACATGGACATTAAAGTCAAACGCAAGTTGGTTCTGGAAAGCAAACAATCTGCTGCAAAAACTACAGCCTCATCTCTCCAGGAGCTGAATATGTTGATTCAAGAAAGGCATCATAGAGTTCCTATAACCAGGAAGGAAAATGAAGTGCCCTTAAATAACCACATCAAGACAGTAG ATGAGGAGATCATCACAAAACATATGATGGCTTTTGTAGAAATGCGAAAGCAACTGGAAGAGCAACACACCTTACAGCTCTCTATGCTAATAGCTGAACAAGAGAAGGAGCAGGAAAAGCTGCGAAGG GAAATAGAAGAACAAGAAAGGCGACTGAGAGAGCAAACAAGTTTTATGAGGGAATCTTCTGAAAGTTGTTCAAGTAAAGAAACCTCCTTAGATTGGAAGAGAATAAGTGGAAACTATTTTGTGTCTTCCCTGGTAAACAGAATGGATGGCAGTCACTCTG TGCTCACCAGCAATTCGATACGTGCTGACTCTTCCTTCAGTCGTTGGGGACTTGGGGATGATGAAGTGCAGTCCTCCAACTTCATTGGCAGACTGAGGAATAGGTGGTTACAG ATGAATGCACCAGAAATCCATCAAAAATTTAATAAGATTACAGCTCTGGCAAAAGGATTTCTAACTCGAAGACTGATGAAAACAGTGAAATTAAAACAGCTTCAGCAGACTGTAAAA GATACCATGGAGTTTATAAATAACTTTCAGACAGAAGCACCCTTGAAAAGAGGTGCAGTTTCATCACAAGATATTTCACTGCAGGAAAGAGTTGTTGCTCAG TTGCGAGCTGCACTTTATGAGATACATgacattttctttgtattaagtccTAATGAGAGAATGCAGATCCTATCTCAAGATCGGGAAATTCGTAAAgaaaaacagctgagacaaatg GAGAAATGGAAGAGTCCTAAAGAAAAAATAGCCCTTTCAATTGCAACACAGAAATCTTTAGACAGGAAAAGGCAAATTAA AGCTGCTGAAATGGGAATACATAGTAAACAAAAGCCACAAGGAAAACAAAAAGCTTCATGTGAAACCAG AATTCTTCAACCAAGTCAAGGACAGAACGCCCCAGTTCAAAGGCTACTACACAGACAAGG